DNA sequence from the Pseudostreptobacillus hongkongensis genome:
AGGATTAGCTTTATTTATTGGCATTAAAGAACTTCTTTTTTCATCATTAACACTATGTAATGATATTGCAAGTTTTATTTGCTTTTCATCTATAGTAAATTTATTAATTTCATTTATAAGTCCTGAAGTTGAAATAGTGAAATTTCTTTTAGAAAAATCCTGTCCTTCTTTAGAATTCAGCATATTGATAGATTTTAATACCGCATCATAATTTAAAAAAGGTTCTCCCATACCCATAAAAACAACATTAGATATTTTATCATTCTTTTCTCTTAAGAATTTTTGTAAATAATAAAATTGCATAAGTATTTCTGAACATTTTAAATTTTTCTCAAATTTCATCATTCCTGTTGCACAGAAATCACATTTTAATGGACACCCTACTTGAGATGACACACATATACTATACCTATTTTTATATTTCAAAAGTACTGATTCTATTAATCTTTTACCTGGTAATGAAAAAAGAAATTTTACAGTTTGTTTATCTTTTGAAACTTGGTGTGTTATATATTTTAAAGTTCCTATTTCAAATTTTTCTTTTAATTTTTCTCTTACTTCTTTTGATATATTAGTAAATTCATCAAAATCAAAAACCAACTTTTGATGTAGCCACTGATATACTTGTTTTGCATTAAATTTTTTAAGACCCATATTTAAAAACTCTGTTTCGAGTTCTTCTAAATTCAGATCTAAAATATCTATTTTTAACATTTTGCACCTACTATTTATATATTATTTATCTTTACTTATTTTAACATATCACAACATATTTTTCAATTATATTTAATTAGGAAAATATTAGAAAAGCTACCATTAAGGTAGCTCTAATTTATAGCTTAAATAATATGTCAAAAGCATTCTTAGATATTTCTATAAAATCTAATAAATCTTGATGATTAAATGTCATCCCTTCACCAGTTCCTTGAATTTCTACAAATTCATTATTACTATTAACAACTATATTCATATCAACTTCTGCACATGAATCTTCACTGTATTCTAAATCTAATAAAATTTCTCCATCAACCTTACCAACACTAATTGCTGCAACTTTAGAAATTATAGGGTTTTCTACTAATATATTTTCTTCCATTAATTTATTAATAGCTATTTCTAAAGCTAGATATCCTCCTGTTATTGATGCTGTCCTTGTTCCACCATCAGCTTGTATCACATCACAATCTATCGTTATAGTTCTTTCACCTAGTTTTTTCAAATCAATAGCAGCTCTTAAAGCTCTTCCTATAAGTCTTTGGATTTCCATCGTTCTTCCAGTTAATTTACCATTATTTGATTCTCTTCTAGTTCTAGTATTAGTAGCACGTGGAAGCATAGAATATTCTGCTGTTATCCACCCTTGATTCATTCCCTTTAAAAATGGGGGTACTTTATCTTCTACAGTAGCATTACAAATTACTTTTGTATTACCAAATTCTATAAGTACAGATCCTTCTGGATATTCTATATATCCTTTGGTTACTTTAACCTCTCTCATTTCATCATTTCTTCTATTTTTTCTCATAACATTTCCTAACTTTTTTATTTTTATTATACCATATATTTAATTTTTTTTGAATTATTGCTCTAAAGGTAAAATTTCAGTATAAACTTCATAATCTTCAAGATATTCTAAAAGTATATTTTTATAGTTTTCAAGTTGTTCTTTATACTTAGGATTTTCTAAAACTTTTTCTCCTGTTTTAAAATCATAAATATATGCTTTTTTAGAACTATCATCTATTAATAATAAATCTATTTTATACATTTTATATTCATCAAACTTATCATATATTTTAAATTCAGAATATCTTTTCAATTTTTTCTCATACAAATATTTATACTTAAACAAATTATGTTCTATTAATTCTTCTACTCTTTTAAATGAATCAACACTCAATAAATTACCGTATTTCTTTTTAACTGTATCTTTTGCAGTTTTAGCATCCCCGTCATACACTTCAAAGAAATAGTGTATTGCACTTCCTTCTTTTTGTTTATTAACTCTGTTTAAACTAAATCTTTCATTATCTATTTCCCTATATTCTGTAGGTTTAAAATATTTTATATACTTAGTATAATCTTTAGTTTCTTCATAACTTTCTATACTTTCTTCTATATCAAGTTTTCCATAAATAGTCTTACCATAAAGTATATCTTCATCTTCAATGTGATAAATAAATAGATTTTCACGTGCTCTAGTATATGCAACATAATTTAAATTATAGTGTCCATCTTTTTCATTTTTAGTAAGATTATCATAAATTTCTTTAATACCTATTTCATCTAAATATTCAAGAATTTCATCTTTATAAAACACATTAGTACAATCTTCTAATATATTATATATCCTTTTAAAATATTTAAAATCTAGATAATAAAAATCTTCTATATTATATTCATCATCATATTTAACATATTTATTTTTACCTAATTTTGACTTGAAATCATTAATAGTATATACATTTTTAAATTCAAGCCCTTTAGAAGCATGTATAGTCATTAATTGAACAGAATTTTTTTCTATAACTGGTTTTCTATTAGATTTATTATTCTTTAGATGATTATAGAAATCTGTAAGATTTTCAAAAGTTTTCATTATACTAAAATATTCATTCAAATTAACTATATCAACTTTATTTGGATTTTTAGATCCGTAACCAAAATATTTTAAATACTGAGTTGAAAAGTCAAAAATATTAGAATTAATTGAATTAACTTTTTCATAATTATCCAAGAATTTTTTAAAATTACTAGGCAATTCTTTTTCTCCATTAAATATTTTTTGTATATCTCCTAAAGTATATGAAAATATTTTACTTCTTAAGAATTCATATTTTTTAACTTCATTTTTTGTAACTAAATACTCAACTAATCTATTTGCATCAGCTATTACAGGTAATGCTAAAAAATCAGCTCTCGATGATAAAGAATATGGTATATTTTCTTTTTCTAGTAAATCAGCTACCATTTCAAGTTCTTTATTACCTCTTAAAAGAACAGCACTATTTGCATAATCTCCATTTGCTTTAATATCCTTTACCATTTCTTTAAATTCTTTATTACTTAATTTTTCTTTTTCTTCATCAGGTAATGTTCTTGGTATTGATTCTTTCACAATTTTTTTTATTTCAACATAACCTCTATTTTTTTCTTTTTTGCTTGATTCTATATTTATATAGTTATACCCTTGTAAGTTAGTGAATTTTTCATTAACAAATTCTATAATTTTTTCTTCACTTCTATAACACATATCAAGATTTTTAACTATAGTATCTTGACCTAATTTAAATTCAAGTTCTTCAAATAATTGCTTATATCCTCCACGCCATTCATAAATACTTTGTTTTTCATCACCAACACAAGTTACATACTTAGCTTTATTTATTAATAATTTTAATAATTTAAACTGTATTATACTTGTATCTTGGAACTCATCTATCATTACTACATCAAACTTACCACCCATTAACTCTTCAAAAGATTCAGTTATTTTATCATCTTCTACTAATTTTAAATTTTCATCATATATATGAGATAAAGTATAATAAGTTATATCATTATAATCAAGAATTTTTTTTCTTTTTTTTAATTTAAATTCTTCTTCAAATAATATTGTAGCATTAGCTACTAAATCATTTGTTGCTTTTATCATATTATTCATAGATATTTTATATATTATATTTATAAGGTCAATAAATACCTCTTTATTTTCAGCTAATTTTGACATCTGTTTTCTTGATCTTCCGTCAAAAATAGCATTCAATTTTTTATTAGTAAACATTTCATCAAATATTTTAACTACTGAATCATAATCTAAATCATGTATTTTTTCAGATAATTTATTAACACCAGATGTTAATTTATACCCTTTTTCTGAAGAATATTTATCTAACAGTAGATATTTTAATTCTCTAATTATTTCTTCTTCACTAAAAGGTAGTTCTCTTATCTCTGTTTGTAATATTTCTGTTTTATTTTCAGTAAATTTTTTAATTTCTTTCTTTATATCTTCTATATTTTTATCTGAAAATTTATACTTGAAGTCTTTATTTTTTATAAGTTTCAGGACAAGTTCTTCATAAAAGGCTGTTTCTTGCTCACTATTTTCTTCAATCAAATCATATTCATAAATAGATAATATAGGTTCTGATATACATGATTTAAATATAGTTGTAACAAATCCATCTATAGTATGTATTCTTATGCTATCTTTATTTATTAGCATTTCTTTATATATCTTAGATAATATTTCTACATCAGTATCTTCAATCACATAACCAAAATTAAATTCTATATTTTCTTTTAAACTTTCAGCTTCACCTTTATTAGTTACTATTTGATTAATAAAATCAAAAATTCTTTCTTTTATTTCAAA
Encoded proteins:
- the rph gene encoding ribonuclease PH encodes the protein MRKNRRNDEMREVKVTKGYIEYPEGSVLIEFGNTKVICNATVEDKVPPFLKGMNQGWITAEYSMLPRATNTRTRRESNNGKLTGRTMEIQRLIGRALRAAIDLKKLGERTITIDCDVIQADGGTRTASITGGYLALEIAINKLMEENILVENPIISKVAAISVGKVDGEILLDLEYSEDSCAEVDMNIVVNSNNEFVEIQGTGEGMTFNHQDLLDFIEISKNAFDILFKL
- the rlmN gene encoding 23S rRNA (adenine(2503)-C(2))-methyltransferase RlmN, with amino-acid sequence MLKIDILDLNLEELETEFLNMGLKKFNAKQVYQWLHQKLVFDFDEFTNISKEVREKLKEKFEIGTLKYITHQVSKDKQTVKFLFSLPGKRLIESVLLKYKNRYSICVSSQVGCPLKCDFCATGMMKFEKNLKCSEILMQFYYLQKFLREKNDKISNVVFMGMGEPFLNYDAVLKSINMLNSKEGQDFSKRNFTISTSGLINEINKFTIDEKQIKLAISLHSVNDEKRSSLMPINKANPLAKLKESLINYQEKTKNRITFEYILIDDFNCEKEDAVELVKFMKSFNHLINLIPYNKVEGKPYVTPSREKQREFYNYLVSHNLNVTLRETKGDDIQAACGQLKVKKEEIINEKNN
- a CDS encoding UvrD-helicase domain-containing protein; amino-acid sequence: MQIKTVIKASAGTGKTYRLSLEYIYYLLKGIDFRTILVMTFTNKATFEIKERIFDFINQIVTNKGEAESLKENIEFNFGYVIEDTDVEILSKIYKEMLINKDSIRIHTIDGFVTTIFKSCISEPILSIYEYDLIEENSEQETAFYEELVLKLIKNKDFKYKFSDKNIEDIKKEIKKFTENKTEILQTEIRELPFSEEEIIRELKYLLLDKYSSEKGYKLTSGVNKLSEKIHDLDYDSVVKIFDEMFTNKKLNAIFDGRSRKQMSKLAENKEVFIDLINIIYKISMNNMIKATNDLVANATILFEEEFKLKKRKKILDYNDITYYTLSHIYDENLKLVEDDKITESFEELMGGKFDVVMIDEFQDTSIIQFKLLKLLINKAKYVTCVGDEKQSIYEWRGGYKQLFEELEFKLGQDTIVKNLDMCYRSEEKIIEFVNEKFTNLQGYNYINIESSKKEKNRGYVEIKKIVKESIPRTLPDEEKEKLSNKEFKEMVKDIKANGDYANSAVLLRGNKELEMVADLLEKENIPYSLSSRADFLALPVIADANRLVEYLVTKNEVKKYEFLRSKIFSYTLGDIQKIFNGEKELPSNFKKFLDNYEKVNSINSNIFDFSTQYLKYFGYGSKNPNKVDIVNLNEYFSIMKTFENLTDFYNHLKNNKSNRKPVIEKNSVQLMTIHASKGLEFKNVYTINDFKSKLGKNKYVKYDDEYNIEDFYYLDFKYFKRIYNILEDCTNVFYKDEILEYLDEIGIKEIYDNLTKNEKDGHYNLNYVAYTRARENLFIYHIEDEDILYGKTIYGKLDIEESIESYEETKDYTKYIKYFKPTEYREIDNERFSLNRVNKQKEGSAIHYFFEVYDGDAKTAKDTVKKKYGNLLSVDSFKRVEELIEHNLFKYKYLYEKKLKRYSEFKIYDKFDEYKMYKIDLLLIDDSSKKAYIYDFKTGEKVLENPKYKEQLENYKNILLEYLEDYEVYTEILPLEQ